A stretch of the Lactuca sativa cultivar Salinas chromosome 9, Lsat_Salinas_v11, whole genome shotgun sequence genome encodes the following:
- the LOC111921317 gene encoding uncharacterized protein LOC111921317 has translation MHESLLPNNSFGRYIAIHTKASWGTSASNIQPLAANVVSSNGSSKHKADTCTTTTATLSFSSSIVSPSSHAVEILKNENEENKMQHPEYATLTINNHLVTTTLSFLQCPLCLMQLIRSM, from the exons ATGCATGAAAGTTTGCTACCAAATAATAGTTTTGGGAGATATATAGCTATTCATACAAAAGCCTCATG GGGAACAAGTGCTTCAAATATCCAACCTCTTGCTGCAAATGTGGTGAGTTCGAATGGAAGTTCAAAGCACAAGGCAGACACATGTACTACTACGACTGCTACACTGTCATTTTCATCATCAATAGTGAGCCCCTCATCACATGCCGTTGAGATACTAAAGAatgaaaatgaagaaaataaGATGCAACATCCAGAATATGCTACCTTAACCATAAACAACCATCTTGTTACAACCACACTGTCATTTTTACAATGCCCTTTATGTTTGATGCAACTTATTAGGAGCATGTAA
- the LOC111921300 gene encoding uncharacterized protein LOC111921300 yields MELRKWITKTYNVELPYLKVFRGKEQAYIDMYGKWEESFMKLDEFREELLNRNEGSIVEIDIDISGDKKRFKRFFVCLAACSKGFLGGCRPYIALDACHLKGKFTGVLAAATGIDGNNSIFPIAYSVLESESTQSWTWFLESLKKAIGMPDGLVISSDMKKGLEVAVMHIYPNVEHRECVRHLYSNFKKQFRESFNSWIGATRYQPLLDLLDAIREKLMKWFDKKRMLVKRWNGVLVPNAKIRLNDISKNLGEYEVCRSGDNQVDVKFKGSRWEVNLDKRKCGCRVWQVTGVPCVHEAAFIAFTRDANWDQYVDQYFSIEKFKEAYAFKIASMPRKDQWIKKDGDKIYPPLMKRPPGRPKKIELNPRMSLKEGTSVRDVVSMDTVKRLAKIRHLKVLIQVKHPRLQGNVERKQNLPVAREFQVHMKKIDDNSWSF; encoded by the exons ATGGAGCTTAGAAAGTGGATTACGAAAACTTACAATGTTGAATTACCATATCTAAAAGTATTTAGAGGTAAAGAGCAAGCTTATATTGATATGTATGGTAAGTGGGAAGAATCATTCATGAAGTTGGATGAATTTAGAGAAGAACTATTAAATAGGAATGAAGGAAGCATTGTGGAAATTGACATTGATATTTCTGGTGACAAGAAACGGTTCAAAAGGTTTTTTGTTTGTCTAGCAGCTTGTTCTAAAGGGTTTCTTGGTGGTTGTCGTCCTTATATTGCTCTTGATGCTTGCCATTTAAAAGGAAAGTTCACTGGTGTACTAGCTGCTGCAACGGGTATTGACGGTAATAATTCCATTTTTCCAATAGCTTATTCTGTGCTTGAATCAGAGAGTACACAATCATGGACATGGTTTCTTGAATCACTTAAAAAGGCAATCGGGATGCCAGATGGTCTTGTGATCTCATCAGACATGAAAAAAGGGTTAGAAGTAGCTGTGATGCACATTTATCCTAATGTTGAGCATAGAGAATGTGTACGACACCTATATAGCAATTTCAAGAAACAATTTCGTG AATCGTTTAATTCTTGGATTGGTGCAACACGTTATCAACCTTTGCTTGATCTACTTGATGCAATTAGAGAAAAGCTGATGAAATGGTTTGACAAGAAGAGGATGTTAGTGAAAAGATGGAACGGCGTATTGGTTCCCAATGCTAAGATTCGTCTCAACGACATCTCTAAG AACTTGGGTGAATATGAAGTATGTAGAAGTGGTGATAACCAAGTTGACGTGAAGTTCAAGGGATCGCGTTGGGAAGTCAACCTAGACAAAAGAAAATGTGGTTGTCGAGTGTGGCAAGTTACGGGCGTTCCATGTGTACATGAAGCGGCTTTTATTGCTtttacaagggatgctaattgggACCAATATGTTGATCAATATTTTAGTATAGAGAAATTTAAAGAAGCATATGCTTTCAAAATTGCTTCGATGCCCAGAAAGGATCAATGGATTAAAAAAGATGGGGATAAAATTTATCCACCACTCATGAAACGACCGCCTGGAAGaccaaaaaaaatagaattaaaCCCTCGGATGAGCCTAAAAGAAGGCACAAGTGTCCGCGATGTGGTGAGTATGGACACCGTGAAAAGACTTGCAAAAATCCGACATCTCAAAGTATTGATCCAAGTGAAACATCCACGTCTACAAG gaaATGTGGAAAGAAAACAAAATCTACCGGTAGCTCGGGAGTTTCAGGTCCATATGAAAAAGATTGATGACAATAGTTGGTCCTTTTGA